One Lemur catta isolate mLemCat1 chromosome 15, mLemCat1.pri, whole genome shotgun sequence genomic window carries:
- the ACAP1 gene encoding arf-GAP with coiled-coil, ANK repeat and PH domain-containing protein 1 isoform X1 produces MTVKLDFEECLKDSPRFRASIELVEAEVSELETRLEKLLKLGTGLLESGRHYLAASRAFIVGICDLARLGPPEPMMAECLDKFTVSLSHKLDSHAELLDAIQHTLQQQIQTLVKEGLRGFREARRDFWRGAESLEAALTHNAEVPRRRAQEAEEAGAALRTARAAYRGRTLDYALQINVIEDKRKFDIMEFVLCLVEAQATHFQQGHEELSRLAQYRKELGAQLHQLVLNSAREKRDMEQRHVLLKQKELGGEEPEPSLREGPGGLVMEGHLFKRASNAFKTWSRRWFTIQSNQLVYQKKYKDPVTVVVDDLRLCTVKLCPDSERRFCFEVVSTSKSCLLQADSERLLQLWVSAVQSSIASAFSQARLDDSPRGPGQGSGHLAVGSAATLGCGGMARGREPGGVGHVAAQVQSVDGNAQCCDCREPAPEWASINLGVTLCIQCSGIHRSLGVHFSKVRSLTLDSWEPELVKLMCQLGNVVINQIYEARVEALAVKKPGPSCSRQEKEAWIHAKYVEKKFLTKLPEIRGRRGGRGPPRGQPPVPPKPSLRPRPGSFRSKPEPPSDDLGSLHPGALLFRAAGHPPSLPTMADALAHGADVNWVNGSQENATPLIQATAANSLLACEFLLQNGANVNQVDSAGRGPLHHATILGHTGLACLFLKRGADLEARDAEGRDPLTIAVETANADIVTLLRLAKMREAEAAQGQAGDETYLDIFRDFSLMASDDPEKLRRRSHDLHTL; encoded by the exons GGTGGAAGCTGAAGTGTCAGAATTGGAGACCCGTCTGGAAAAG CTCCTCAAGCTGGGCACCGGCCTCCTGGAAAGTGGGCGCCATTACCTTGCTGCCAGCCGCGCCTTCATTGTTGGCATTTGTGACCTGGCCCGCCTGGGTCCTCCAGAGCCCATGATGGCG GAGTGTCTGGACAAATTCACCGTGAGCCTCAGCCACAAGCTGGACAGCCATGCA GAGCTTCTAGACGCCATCCAACACACTCTGCAGCAGCAAATCCAGACCCTGGTCAAGGA AGGTCTCCGGGGTTTCCGAGAGGCTCGCCGGGATTTCTGGCGAGGGGCTGAGAGCCTGGAGGCTGCTCTTACCCACAACGCAGAGGTCCCCAGGCGCCGAGCCCAGGAGGCAGAAGAGGCAGGAGCTGCTTTGAGGACTGCTCGAGCTGCATACCGGGGACGAACACTGGATTATGCCCTGCAG ATCAATGTGATTGAGGACAAGAGGAAGTTTGACATCATGGAGTTT GTGCTGTGTTTGGTGGAAGCCCAGGCTACCCATTTCCAGCAGGGCCATGAGGAGCTGAGCCGGCTGGCCCAGTATCGCAAGGAGCTGGGTGCCCAG TTGCACCAGCTGGTCCTGAATTCAGCACGAGAGAAGAGGGACATGGAGCAGAGACATGTGCTGCTGAAACAGAAG GAGCTGGGTGGGGAGGAGCCAGAGCCAAGCCTAAGGGAGGGGCCTGGTGGCCTGGTCATGGAAGGACATCTCTTCAAACGGGCCAGCAACGCATTTAAGACCTGGAGCAG ACGCTGGTTCACCATTCAGAGCAACCAACTGGTTTATCAAAAGAAGTACAAG GACCCCGTGACCGTGGTGGTGGACGACCTTCGCCTCTGCACAGTGAAGCTCTGCCCTGACTCAGAAAGGCGGTTCTGCTTTGAGGTGGTGTCCACGAGCAA gtcctgcctcctccaggctgACTCTGAGCGCCTCCTGCAGCTGTGGGTCAGTGCTGTGCAGAGCAGCATCGCTTCTGCCTTCAGCCAGGCTCGCCTTGACGACAGCCCCCGGGGTCCAGGCCAG GGCTCAGGACACCTGGCCGTGGGCTCTGCTGCCACCCTGGGCTGTGGCGGAATGGCCAGGGGAAGGGAGCCTGGGGGAGTCGGGCACGTGGCGGCCCAGGTACAGAGTGTGGATGGCAATGCCCAGTGCTGCGACTGCCGGGAGCCAGCCCCAGAGTGGGCCAGCATCAACCTTGGTGTCACCCTCTGCATTCAGTGCTCCGGCATCCACAG GAGCCTCGGTGTTCACTTCTCCAAAGTCCGGTCTCTGACCCTCGACTCATGGGAGCCAGAACTAGTGAAG CTTATGTGCCAGCTGGGAAATGTTGTCATCAACCAGATCTATGAGGCCCGTGTGGAGGCCTTGGCCGTGAAGAAGCCTGGGCCCAGCTGCTCCCG ACAGGAGAAGGAAGCCTGGATTCACGCTAAATACGTGGAGAAGAAGTTCCTGACCAAGCTTCCTGAGATTCGAGGGCGAAGAGGTGGCCGGGGGCCCCCAAGGGGACAGCCTCCTGTGCCCCCAAAGCCTTCCCTTAGGCCCCGGCCAGGGAGCTTCAGATCCAAGCCAG AGCCTCCCTCTGATGACCTGGGAAGCCTGCACCCTGGGGCCCTGCTATTTCGAGCTGCTGGCCATCCTCCATCCCTTCCCACCATGGCTGATGCCCTTGCTCATGGAGCTGATGTCAACTGGGTCAATGGGAGTCAGGAGAATGCCACGCCGCTGATCCAGGCCACAGCTGCT AATTCTCTTCTGGCCTGTGAGTTTCTCCTCCAGAACGGGGCGAACGTGAACCAAGTGGACAGTGCAGGCCGGGGCCCGCTGCACCATGCAACCATTCTTGGCCACACTGG GCTCGCCTGCCTGTTCCTGAAACGGGGGGCAGATCTAGAGGCTCGGGACGCTGAAGGCAGGGACCCTCTGACCATCGCTGTGGAAACAGCCAACGCTGACATCGTCACCCT GCTACGATTGGCAAAGATGAGGGAGGCTGAAGCTGCTCAGGGCCAGGCAG GGGATGAGACGTATCTTGACATCTTCCGCGACTTCTCTCTCATGGCGTCGGACGATCCGGAAAAGCTGAGACGGCGTAGTCATGACCTCCACACACTGTGA
- the KCTD11 gene encoding BTB/POZ domain-containing protein KCTD11 — protein sequence MLGAMFRAGTPMPPNLNPQGGGHYFIDRDGKAFRHILNFLRLGRLDLPRGYGETALLRAEADFYQIRPLLDALRELEASRGTPAPTAALLHADVDVSPRQVHFSARRGPHHYELSSVQVDIFRANLFCTDSECLGAMRARFGVASGDRAEGGPHFRLEWAPRPAELPEVEYGRLGLQPLWTGGPGEPREVVGTPSFLEEVLRVALEHGFRLDSVFPDPEDLLNSRSLRFIRH from the coding sequence ATGCTGGGGGCAATGTTTAGGGCCGGCACCCCCATGCCGCCCAACCTCAATCCCCAAGGAGGCGGCCACTATTTCATCGACCGGGATGGCAAAGCCTTCCGACACATCCTCAATTTCCTGCGGCTGGGCCGCCTGGACTTGCCCCGTGGATACGGAGAGACAGCACTTCTCAGAGCAGAAGCTGACTTCTACCAGATCCGGCCCCTCCTGGATGCCCTTCGGGAACTGGAGGCCTCTCGGGGGACCCCTGCACCCACAGCTGCCTTGCTCCACGCAGATGTAGATGTCAGCCCCCGCCAGGTGCATTTCTCTGCTCGCCGGGGCCCACACCACTATGAGCTGAGCTCGGTCCAGGTGGACATCTTCCGGGCAAACCTCTTCTGTACGGACTCCGAGTGTCTGGGTGCTATGCGGGCCCGATTCGGTGTGGCCagtggggacagggcagagggaggcccACATTTTCGTCTGGAGTGGGCGCCCCGCCCTGCGGAACTCCCTGAGGTGGAGTATGGGAGACTGGGGCTGCAGCCCCTGTGGACCGGGGGGCCAGGAGAGCCGCGGGAGGTGGTGGGCACACCgagcttcctggaagaggtgctGCGTGTGGCTCTGGAGCACGGCTTCCGCCTAGACTCCGTCTTCCCTGATCCTGAAGACCTGCTCAACTCCCGGTCTCTGCGCTTTATCCGCCACTGA
- the ACAP1 gene encoding arf-GAP with coiled-coil, ANK repeat and PH domain-containing protein 1 isoform X2: protein MMAECLDKFTVSLSHKLDSHAELLDAIQHTLQQQIQTLVKEGLRGFREARRDFWRGAESLEAALTHNAEVPRRRAQEAEEAGAALRTARAAYRGRTLDYALQINVIEDKRKFDIMEFVLCLVEAQATHFQQGHEELSRLAQYRKELGAQLHQLVLNSAREKRDMEQRHVLLKQKELGGEEPEPSLREGPGGLVMEGHLFKRASNAFKTWSRRWFTIQSNQLVYQKKYKDPVTVVVDDLRLCTVKLCPDSERRFCFEVVSTSKSCLLQADSERLLQLWVSAVQSSIASAFSQARLDDSPRGPGQGSGHLAVGSAATLGCGGMARGREPGGVGHVAAQVQSVDGNAQCCDCREPAPEWASINLGVTLCIQCSGIHRSLGVHFSKVRSLTLDSWEPELVKLMCQLGNVVINQIYEARVEALAVKKPGPSCSRQEKEAWIHAKYVEKKFLTKLPEIRGRRGGRGPPRGQPPVPPKPSLRPRPGSFRSKPEPPSDDLGSLHPGALLFRAAGHPPSLPTMADALAHGADVNWVNGSQENATPLIQATAANSLLACEFLLQNGANVNQVDSAGRGPLHHATILGHTGLACLFLKRGADLEARDAEGRDPLTIAVETANADIVTLLRLAKMREAEAAQGQAGDETYLDIFRDFSLMASDDPEKLRRRSHDLHTL from the exons ATGATGGCG GAGTGTCTGGACAAATTCACCGTGAGCCTCAGCCACAAGCTGGACAGCCATGCA GAGCTTCTAGACGCCATCCAACACACTCTGCAGCAGCAAATCCAGACCCTGGTCAAGGA AGGTCTCCGGGGTTTCCGAGAGGCTCGCCGGGATTTCTGGCGAGGGGCTGAGAGCCTGGAGGCTGCTCTTACCCACAACGCAGAGGTCCCCAGGCGCCGAGCCCAGGAGGCAGAAGAGGCAGGAGCTGCTTTGAGGACTGCTCGAGCTGCATACCGGGGACGAACACTGGATTATGCCCTGCAG ATCAATGTGATTGAGGACAAGAGGAAGTTTGACATCATGGAGTTT GTGCTGTGTTTGGTGGAAGCCCAGGCTACCCATTTCCAGCAGGGCCATGAGGAGCTGAGCCGGCTGGCCCAGTATCGCAAGGAGCTGGGTGCCCAG TTGCACCAGCTGGTCCTGAATTCAGCACGAGAGAAGAGGGACATGGAGCAGAGACATGTGCTGCTGAAACAGAAG GAGCTGGGTGGGGAGGAGCCAGAGCCAAGCCTAAGGGAGGGGCCTGGTGGCCTGGTCATGGAAGGACATCTCTTCAAACGGGCCAGCAACGCATTTAAGACCTGGAGCAG ACGCTGGTTCACCATTCAGAGCAACCAACTGGTTTATCAAAAGAAGTACAAG GACCCCGTGACCGTGGTGGTGGACGACCTTCGCCTCTGCACAGTGAAGCTCTGCCCTGACTCAGAAAGGCGGTTCTGCTTTGAGGTGGTGTCCACGAGCAA gtcctgcctcctccaggctgACTCTGAGCGCCTCCTGCAGCTGTGGGTCAGTGCTGTGCAGAGCAGCATCGCTTCTGCCTTCAGCCAGGCTCGCCTTGACGACAGCCCCCGGGGTCCAGGCCAG GGCTCAGGACACCTGGCCGTGGGCTCTGCTGCCACCCTGGGCTGTGGCGGAATGGCCAGGGGAAGGGAGCCTGGGGGAGTCGGGCACGTGGCGGCCCAGGTACAGAGTGTGGATGGCAATGCCCAGTGCTGCGACTGCCGGGAGCCAGCCCCAGAGTGGGCCAGCATCAACCTTGGTGTCACCCTCTGCATTCAGTGCTCCGGCATCCACAG GAGCCTCGGTGTTCACTTCTCCAAAGTCCGGTCTCTGACCCTCGACTCATGGGAGCCAGAACTAGTGAAG CTTATGTGCCAGCTGGGAAATGTTGTCATCAACCAGATCTATGAGGCCCGTGTGGAGGCCTTGGCCGTGAAGAAGCCTGGGCCCAGCTGCTCCCG ACAGGAGAAGGAAGCCTGGATTCACGCTAAATACGTGGAGAAGAAGTTCCTGACCAAGCTTCCTGAGATTCGAGGGCGAAGAGGTGGCCGGGGGCCCCCAAGGGGACAGCCTCCTGTGCCCCCAAAGCCTTCCCTTAGGCCCCGGCCAGGGAGCTTCAGATCCAAGCCAG AGCCTCCCTCTGATGACCTGGGAAGCCTGCACCCTGGGGCCCTGCTATTTCGAGCTGCTGGCCATCCTCCATCCCTTCCCACCATGGCTGATGCCCTTGCTCATGGAGCTGATGTCAACTGGGTCAATGGGAGTCAGGAGAATGCCACGCCGCTGATCCAGGCCACAGCTGCT AATTCTCTTCTGGCCTGTGAGTTTCTCCTCCAGAACGGGGCGAACGTGAACCAAGTGGACAGTGCAGGCCGGGGCCCGCTGCACCATGCAACCATTCTTGGCCACACTGG GCTCGCCTGCCTGTTCCTGAAACGGGGGGCAGATCTAGAGGCTCGGGACGCTGAAGGCAGGGACCCTCTGACCATCGCTGTGGAAACAGCCAACGCTGACATCGTCACCCT GCTACGATTGGCAAAGATGAGGGAGGCTGAAGCTGCTCAGGGCCAGGCAG GGGATGAGACGTATCTTGACATCTTCCGCGACTTCTCTCTCATGGCGTCGGACGATCCGGAAAAGCTGAGACGGCGTAGTCATGACCTCCACACACTGTGA